In Candida orthopsilosis Co 90-125, chromosome 4 draft sequence, a single genomic region encodes these proteins:
- a CDS encoding Lin1 protein (S. cerevisiae homolog LIN1 localizes to chromatin, U4/U6 x U5 tri-snRNP complex, U5 snRNP), whose translation MRGKFTTFCLQLYYARMSLRRDDEYYEDQLNSVHRNEAYLEDVDDPSSSNNSDVSSDEEEDKLDTKSSIAESEGDMFASEDEEKDKPQEQSTDGSDDDMFASDDDANSAKQPKQVQFSNNNQTIHLQPNSSGSSNDQSELESDNDESINDYYINTEEFTTSQQPNKKKQPKIEAFNMTQEERDGHFNKVGDYIPNEVESDSDKSQDEDSWASDYTKSDIRKAKLAQAKRQQDSNEQNTTKNVNMDPIEVILASLIELLEPVETPMEALARLNSQLRKSQKSKKKRQTDKNRLDLSIIKESISQITNLCSILINEKQMDDDEVYDMTREEFMRKYQRETGQEYSRAKLKRSRIDDDEQSNGHNGTYQQQQQEAPDDDDVDYGEKIWEFRWLNDKTDSINGPFSEYEMYHWKQNYFENNVEARKLGDVEFKSIQDIQFNKES comes from the coding sequence ATGCGCGGGAAATTTACAACATTTTGTTTACAACTTTACTACGCAAGAATGAGTCTACGACGCGATGATGAATACTATGAGGATCAATTAAACAGTGTTCATAGAAATGAAGCCTATTTAGAAGACGTTGATGACCCATCATCAAGTAATAATTCCGATGTTTCATccgatgaagaagaggacAAGCTAGATACGAAGAGCTCCATTGCTGAGAGTGAGGGTGATATGTTTGCCAGTGAAGACGAAGAAAAGGACAAACCACAAGAACAATCAACGGATGGAAGCGACGATGATATGTTTGCCAGCGATGACGACGCGAACCTGGCAAAACAGCCCaaacaagttcaattttccaataatAACCAAACCATACACCTACAACCTAACTCAAGTGGCAGTTCCAACGATCAATCGGAACTAGAATCAGATAATGACGAATCTATAAACGACTATTACATCAATACAGAAGAATTCACAACCTcacaacaaccaaacaaaaaaaaacaacCCAAAATTGAAGCATTCAACATGACCCAAGAAGAACGAGATGGTCATTTCAATAAAGTGGGAGACTATATCCccaatgaagttgaatccGATCTGGATAAATCTCAAGATGAAGATTCATGGGCTAGTGACTATACTAAATCTGATATACGTAAAGCCAAATTAGCTCAAGCTAAACGACAACAAGATTCTAATGAACAGAATACGACGAAGAATGTCAATATGGATCCAATTGAGGTTATTTTGGCTTCTTTGATTGAGTTATTGGAACCAGTTGAAACTCCAATGGAAGCTTTGGCTCGATTAAATTCTCAACTAAGGAAGAGCCAAAAGagtaagaaaaaaagacaaacaGACAAGAACAGGCTAGATTTATCCATTATCAAAGAGTCCATATCTCAAATCACTAATCTTTGTTCAATCttaatcaatgaaaagcaaatggatgatgatgaggtATACGATATGACAAGAGAAGAATTCATGAGGAAATATCAACGTGAAACAGGTCAAGAATACAGTCGAGCAAAGCTCAAACGATCAcgaattgatgatgatgaacaATCCAATGGACATAATGGAACataccaacaacagcaacaagaaGCCCctgacgatgatgatgtagatTATGGTGAAAAAATCTGGGAGTTCAGATGGTTAAACGATAAAACTGACAGCATTAATGGTCCATTTTCAGAGTACGAAATGTATCATTGGAAACAgaattattttgaaaataatgttGAAGCTCGTAAACTTGGAGAtgttgaattcaaaagTATACAAGATATACAATTTAACAAAGAATCGTAA
- a CDS encoding Atx1 cytosolic copper metallochaperone, translated as MPHKYHFDVTMSCSGCSGAIERVLKKQDGITNYNVSLENQTVDVETDKDYDSIYSVIQKTGKKINGGKVVS; from the coding sequence ATGCCACACAAATATCATTTCGACGTCACCATGTCGTGTTCCGGATGCTCTGGAGCTATTGAAAgagtattgaaaaaacaagATGGTATAACTAATTACAATGTATCATTAGAGAATCAAactgttgatgttgagaCTGATAAGGATTATGACCTGATTTATAGTGTGATTCAAAAGACTGGTAAAAAGATTAATGGTGGGAAAGTTGTTAGCTGA